A window from Acidimicrobiia bacterium encodes these proteins:
- a CDS encoding adenylate/guanylate cyclase domain-containing protein encodes MTILFTDLVGSTALSQDVGDAAADDLRREHFTVLRQAICRTGGTEVKSIGDALMVSYPAAADAIAGAVAMQYGVDAQNRRAAGTRLAMRVGISAGDASFEDGDWFGTPVVEASRLCAAAEGDQILVSDIVRVLAGSRTEHELRLVGDVDAKGMEAITACEVVWTRLADEGDVERAVPLPPVIDQGDMFAFVGREAERDAVVDAWKEVEAGARRVVLVAGEPGTGATSR; translated from the coding sequence GTGACGATTCTCTTCACTGATCTCGTCGGTTCGACCGCACTGTCTCAGGACGTCGGCGACGCCGCGGCCGATGACCTCCGGCGCGAGCACTTCACCGTCCTGCGCCAGGCGATCTGCCGCACGGGCGGAACCGAAGTCAAGTCGATCGGCGACGCGCTGATGGTCTCGTACCCGGCCGCGGCCGATGCGATCGCCGGCGCGGTGGCGATGCAGTATGGCGTCGACGCGCAGAACCGCCGAGCCGCCGGGACGCGGTTGGCGATGCGGGTCGGGATCAGCGCGGGTGACGCGTCGTTCGAGGACGGCGATTGGTTCGGGACGCCGGTGGTGGAGGCGTCGCGGCTGTGCGCGGCGGCCGAGGGCGACCAGATTCTGGTGTCGGACATCGTTCGCGTCCTCGCCGGATCGCGCACTGAGCACGAGCTGCGCCTCGTCGGTGACGTCGATGCGAAGGGCATGGAGGCGATCACGGCGTGCGAAGTCGTGTGGACGCGGCTGGCCGACGAAGGCGACGTCGAACGTGCCGTGCCGTTGCCGCCGGTCATCGACCAGGGCGACATGTTCGCATTCGTCGGCCGCGAGGCCGAGCGCGACGCAGTCGTCGACGCGTGGAAGGAGGTCGAAGCCGGCGCGCGCCGTGTGGTGCTGGTCGCGGGCGAACCCGGGACCGGGGCGACGTCACGCTGA
- a CDS encoding zinc ribbon domain-containing protein, whose product MHSRNRAGEKVRKHPHYLKGTIFCARCQSRLSFGRSRGKSGGQYDYFFCLGRHQRRNDCDLPYIPVDDIEDAVAAYYRTIQLSDDTVRALHDGLIAAMRARTSGAEQRARQQRKRITTLEGERRKLLQAHLAGAITLDLLKEQQDRITRQLADAGAALAATEIDWETIETNIHAALGLATHFEKAYRRAKPTTRRHMNQAVFEAVHVDVEGVVYARLAEPFAQLLADDLMDRLEHELKNPAPVQQDRGSRKRALWWR is encoded by the coding sequence ATGCACAGCCGCAACCGCGCCGGCGAGAAGGTCCGCAAGCACCCCCACTACCTCAAGGGCACCATCTTCTGCGCGCGCTGCCAATCGCGTCTGTCGTTCGGGCGTTCCCGCGGCAAGAGTGGCGGCCAGTACGACTACTTCTTCTGCCTCGGACGCCACCAACGCCGCAACGACTGCGACCTTCCCTACATCCCCGTCGACGACATCGAAGACGCCGTCGCGGCCTACTACCGAACCATCCAACTCAGCGACGACACCGTTCGCGCCTTGCACGACGGCCTCATCGCGGCCATGCGCGCCCGAACCAGCGGCGCGGAACAACGCGCTCGGCAACAGCGCAAGCGCATCACCACACTTGAAGGAGAACGCCGGAAGTTGCTCCAAGCCCACCTCGCCGGCGCGATCACCCTCGACCTCCTCAAGGAACAACAAGACCGCATCACGCGACAGCTCGCCGACGCCGGTGCCGCCCTCGCCGCCACCGAGATCGACTGGGAGACCATCGAGACCAACATCCACGCAGCCCTCGGCCTCGCCACCCACTTCGAAAAGGCCTACCGGCGAGCCAAGCCCACAACACGGCGACACATGAACCAAGCCGTCTTCGAAGCGGTCCACGTCGACGTCGAGGGCGTCGTCTACGCCCGCCTCGCCGAACCATTCGCCCAACTCCTCGCCGACGACCTCATGGACCGCCTGGAACACGAACTGAAGAACCCCGCCCCTGTTCAACAGGATCGGGGTTCGCGAAAGAGAGCACTTTGGTGGAGGTGA
- a CDS encoding type II toxin-antitoxin system VapB family antitoxin: MARVRTNIEIEDSYVRAIMQRYRVRTKTEAVDLALRHLAGQPMTRAEALAMHGALAIDEVPADGAPADHA, from the coding sequence ATGGCTCGGGTCCGGACGAACATCGAGATCGAAGACAGCTACGTCCGGGCGATCATGCAGCGCTACCGAGTGCGGACCAAGACCGAGGCCGTCGACCTCGCCCTCCGCCACCTCGCGGGACAGCCGATGACCCGCGCCGAGGCACTCGCCATGCACGGCGCGCTCGCCATCGACGAAGTGCCGGCCGACGGCGCACCGGCCGATCACGCGTGA
- a CDS encoding DEAD/DEAH box helicase, with protein MTDAEPRPSLHLTAQPLTLSVQMSRVGAVPETMWLQIIAEWGATQRGTVHTVSIPVERFLARRQWLVQQCRRHGVDVQLDEHVLELVEVARAERTHLERSLSTDASGSESDAIDRLGETRFERSLRDFQTRDLAKLLSLQHGANFSVPGAGKTAVTYALYEAERAASRVAQLLVVAPKSAFETWHVEAERCMRPAPLVSVYGGTSPDRDAEVLLVGYQRLLYSYDEIVQWVARMPTHLVLDEAHRMKRGWSGEWGRTCLSLAYRAARRDVLTGTPAPHHPRDLEAVLDFVWPNQGRRLLPAAALDREPTPEAVHEVAQRIGPLFVRTTKSELGLPPVFFDVRQVPLEGLQAEIYAALSRRYAGQYATTRADQVSLARMGQVAMYLIEAATNPALLVAGGSRDDPIEFRHPPLDVEAGSALAELLMVYPQHEVPRKFVELARLVRDNTAQGEKTLVWSNFVRNLVTLANRELQPFEPALIHGGVPMEEDGTGAARTRQTELERFRNDPHCSVLLANPAAVGEGISLHEVCHHAVYLDRTFNAGQYLQSLDRIHRLGLPPTQSTYVTFLMTENTVDEVVDQRVATKAERLAHMLDDHDLLTMALPDEEDYGYAIEGLDDIAALFAHLRQADA; from the coding sequence GTGACTGACGCTGAGCCGCGACCGTCGCTCCACCTGACGGCGCAGCCCCTCACGCTTTCTGTGCAGATGTCTCGCGTCGGGGCTGTTCCTGAGACGATGTGGTTACAGATCATCGCTGAATGGGGCGCCACCCAACGCGGAACTGTTCACACCGTCAGCATCCCGGTGGAGCGTTTCCTGGCCCGGCGTCAGTGGCTCGTCCAGCAGTGCCGTCGGCACGGCGTCGACGTCCAGCTTGATGAACACGTACTAGAGCTCGTCGAGGTCGCGCGTGCTGAGAGGACGCACCTTGAGCGATCGTTGAGCACCGACGCTTCAGGTTCTGAGTCCGACGCAATCGATCGGCTTGGCGAAACCCGCTTCGAGCGCTCGCTTCGTGACTTCCAGACTCGCGACCTCGCAAAGCTGCTTTCCCTGCAGCATGGCGCAAATTTCTCGGTTCCGGGAGCAGGGAAGACTGCGGTGACATACGCGCTGTACGAAGCCGAACGTGCAGCGAGCCGGGTTGCGCAGCTACTCGTTGTGGCGCCGAAATCAGCCTTCGAAACATGGCACGTGGAGGCTGAGCGCTGCATGCGGCCTGCGCCGCTCGTCAGCGTGTATGGCGGTACCTCCCCCGACCGCGATGCGGAGGTCCTCCTCGTCGGCTACCAACGGCTTCTCTACAGCTATGACGAGATCGTCCAGTGGGTCGCGCGAATGCCAACGCATCTGGTACTCGATGAAGCGCATCGCATGAAACGCGGTTGGTCCGGAGAGTGGGGCCGAACGTGTCTCAGCTTGGCGTACCGTGCAGCTCGCCGAGACGTCCTGACCGGAACGCCGGCTCCTCACCATCCGCGTGACCTCGAAGCCGTACTCGACTTCGTGTGGCCCAATCAAGGCCGCCGGCTGCTCCCCGCGGCCGCCCTTGACCGCGAGCCAACGCCCGAGGCGGTGCACGAAGTCGCGCAACGAATTGGTCCCCTCTTCGTGCGCACGACGAAGAGCGAGCTTGGACTGCCGCCCGTCTTCTTCGACGTACGGCAGGTGCCGCTGGAGGGGCTACAGGCAGAGATCTACGCTGCGTTGAGCCGCCGCTACGCGGGACAATATGCAACCACCCGCGCTGACCAGGTCAGCCTCGCGCGGATGGGCCAGGTTGCGATGTACCTCATCGAAGCCGCCACAAACCCCGCGCTCTTGGTCGCCGGAGGCTCACGGGATGATCCGATCGAGTTCCGTCATCCGCCGTTGGACGTCGAGGCGGGATCAGCGCTGGCAGAGCTACTCATGGTCTATCCGCAGCACGAAGTGCCGAGAAAGTTTGTTGAGCTTGCCCGCCTCGTTCGCGACAACACCGCACAGGGCGAGAAGACACTCGTTTGGTCGAACTTCGTCCGCAACTTAGTAACGCTGGCGAACCGCGAGCTCCAGCCATTCGAGCCTGCGCTCATTCACGGTGGCGTGCCAATGGAAGAGGACGGGACTGGCGCGGCCCGAACCAGGCAAACCGAGCTTGAGCGGTTCCGCAATGACCCGCACTGCTCGGTGCTGCTCGCCAACCCGGCTGCGGTGGGTGAAGGAATCAGTCTCCATGAGGTCTGCCACCACGCCGTGTACCTCGACCGAACTTTCAATGCGGGGCAGTACCTACAGAGCCTGGACCGCATTCATCGCCTCGGCCTACCTCCGACTCAAAGCACCTACGTGACATTTCTCATGACTGAGAACACGGTGGACGAGGTCGTCGACCAGCGCGTCGCGACCAAGGCGGAGCGTCTGGCCCACATGCTCGATGATCATGACCTTCTGACCATGGCGCTGCCCGATGAGGAGGACTACGGGTATGCCATCGAAGGTCTCGACGACATCGCTGCGCTGTTCGCCCATCTGAGGCAGGCAGATGCGTGA
- a CDS encoding OmpA family protein yields the protein MRSGKLLAYDTDLVTFPVTKTRASIHRDQATGAVQVTLPGDVLFAIDSAELSPDATTALGDALNAIRQARAASIVVDGHTDNTGDDDRNQALSLERAQTVANWLVAHGVPQPLVSAHGWGSSRPIASNDDPAGRQRNRRAEITIVAHSRA from the coding sequence ATGCGGTCCGGGAAGCTCCTCGCGTACGACACCGACCTCGTCACCTTCCCAGTGACCAAGACACGGGCGAGCATCCATCGCGACCAAGCCACGGGGGCCGTACAGGTCACTCTTCCGGGCGACGTTCTCTTCGCCATTGACTCCGCCGAACTGTCGCCCGACGCCACCACCGCGCTCGGCGACGCGCTGAACGCCATACGGCAAGCTCGCGCGGCCTCGATCGTCGTCGACGGCCACACCGACAACACAGGAGACGATGACCGAAATCAGGCTCTGTCACTTGAGCGCGCACAGACGGTCGCGAACTGGCTCGTCGCGCACGGGGTTCCACAACCCCTCGTGTCGGCGCATGGTTGGGGTTCTTCGCGGCCGATTGCCTCGAATGACGACCCGGCCGGTCGACAGCGGAACCGGCGCGCTGAAATCACGATCGTCGCGCACTCGCGCGCGTAG
- a CDS encoding haloacid dehalogenase produces MDHSGQISAAGEAAHDALECKHRTRETTLLAARTAIRSCGTAIRAVHRREFREARELIAVAAAYLAEADAALEEHPDVRYAGFIHDAKKEFAEANLTLAFVADNPIPTAAELGVEVQAYLNGMAEAASELRRQVLDCLRRNENEEAERLLAVMDDVYGLLITIDYPDALTGGLRRTTDALRAVLERTRGDVTTALVASRLQQAIEGRMSADDS; encoded by the coding sequence GTGGACCACTCGGGGCAGATCTCGGCCGCAGGTGAGGCTGCCCACGACGCGCTCGAGTGCAAGCACCGGACACGCGAGACCACGTTGCTCGCGGCGCGTACCGCGATCCGTTCGTGTGGCACCGCGATCCGAGCGGTACACCGTCGCGAGTTTCGTGAGGCACGCGAGCTGATCGCGGTCGCCGCCGCCTATCTCGCCGAAGCCGACGCCGCGCTCGAGGAGCATCCCGACGTGCGGTACGCCGGTTTCATCCACGACGCGAAGAAGGAATTCGCGGAAGCGAACCTCACGCTCGCGTTCGTCGCCGACAATCCGATCCCGACTGCGGCGGAGTTGGGCGTGGAAGTCCAGGCGTATCTCAACGGGATGGCCGAGGCCGCGAGCGAGCTCCGTCGCCAAGTGCTCGACTGCCTGCGCAGAAACGAGAACGAAGAAGCCGAGCGGCTGCTCGCGGTGATGGACGACGTGTACGGGTTGCTGATCACGATCGACTATCCCGATGCGCTCACCGGTGGTTTACGGCGCACCACCGACGCGTTGCGTGCGGTACTCGAGCGCACGCGCGGCGACGTCACCACCGCACTCGTTGCTTCGCGCCTTCAGCAAGCCATCGAGGGGCGAATGTCGGCGGACGACTCGTGA
- the moaA gene encoding GTP 3',8-cyclase MoaA, whose amino-acid sequence MEPLIDPFGRRVTDLRISITDRCNFRCTYCMPAEGMQWLPREELLTYEEQARVVRVCVERYGFESVRITGGEPTLRAHLPRLVAMLAPLGIDIAMTTNGVKLPEMAHDLAESGLRRINVSLDSLRPDVFLELTRRDDLHRVLAGIDAALDAGLDPVKVNCVVMRGVNDYEVVDLAAFGREKGVSVRFIEFMPLDAEGAWSADQVVPAAEILEKIGAVFPLATVAEPGSGHVEPAERFAYADGIGDVGVIASVTEPFCDNCDRIRITAEGKLRTCLFALDEYDLRNIVRDDQGAGEADIDDRLAAEIARAVGTKWAGHRIGQVDFIRPSRSMSQIGG is encoded by the coding sequence GTGGAGCCGCTGATCGATCCGTTCGGGCGCCGGGTCACCGATCTCCGTATCTCCATCACCGACCGCTGCAACTTCCGCTGCACCTATTGCATGCCGGCCGAGGGCATGCAATGGCTACCGCGTGAGGAGCTCCTCACCTACGAGGAGCAGGCCCGGGTCGTGCGGGTCTGCGTCGAGCGCTACGGCTTCGAGTCGGTGCGGATCACGGGTGGCGAGCCCACGCTCCGGGCGCACCTGCCGCGCCTCGTCGCGATGCTGGCGCCGCTCGGCATCGACATCGCGATGACCACGAACGGCGTGAAGTTGCCCGAGATGGCCCACGACCTTGCCGAGTCGGGTCTCCGGCGGATCAACGTCTCGCTCGACTCGCTGCGTCCCGACGTGTTCCTCGAGCTCACGCGCCGCGACGACCTCCACCGCGTGCTCGCAGGGATCGACGCGGCGCTCGACGCGGGTCTCGACCCCGTGAAGGTCAACTGTGTCGTGATGCGAGGCGTGAACGACTACGAGGTCGTCGACCTTGCGGCCTTCGGGCGTGAGAAGGGCGTGAGTGTGCGGTTCATCGAGTTCATGCCGCTCGACGCGGAGGGCGCGTGGAGCGCGGACCAGGTGGTGCCGGCGGCCGAGATCCTCGAGAAGATCGGCGCGGTCTTTCCGCTCGCAACCGTGGCCGAGCCCGGATCCGGGCACGTCGAGCCGGCGGAGCGCTTTGCCTACGCCGACGGCATCGGCGACGTCGGCGTGATCGCCAGCGTCACGGAGCCGTTCTGCGACAACTGCGACCGAATCCGGATCACGGCCGAGGGCAAGCTCCGTACGTGTCTGTTCGCGCTCGACGAGTACGACCTCCGCAACATCGTTCGTGACGACCAGGGTGCAGGCGAAGCAGACATCGACGACCGGCTCGCGGCCGAGATCGCGCGGGCGGTCGGCACGAAGTGGGCGGGGCATCGCATCGGCCAGGTCGATTTCATCCGACCGAGTCGCTCGATGAGCCAGATCGGCGGCTGA
- a CDS encoding XRE family transcriptional regulator, which produces MSPSGAAAAAAIFDRRRLTQAREHKGLTKHDLAVKVGVSPAVIGQYEAGATNPSGDVLGRLALALGFSVDFFARGGDKSVSLTDAHFRSLRSTTRAQRRQAITQAIFAAEIAAALEEHIRLPALDLPHYELPPGAHGLAAIEALADQARVDLELGTGPIPHMVRLLESRGVVAVRLRAETERVSAFSCPFRPRPVVVLSTNRDDKARSRMDAAHELAHLLLHHEVDPGSQSMERQANAFAAAFLMPPDAIRPYLPVRLHWQRLVEAKQTWGVSLAALLYRSRTLGVISEAAYRRAIVSLGRHTWEDGTTWRRREPAPLGVPEEPALLHRAAELATTRGFTLEGLAERVRLPLTLVQETIGLEDEAPMVAVQQGPSSLRTVTPPRSELNEEGPCQPAVR; this is translated from the coding sequence ATGAGCCCATCTGGCGCTGCGGCAGCGGCTGCGATCTTCGATCGCCGTCGGCTCACCCAAGCCCGCGAGCACAAGGGTCTCACCAAACATGACCTAGCAGTGAAGGTTGGCGTGAGCCCCGCTGTCATCGGTCAATACGAAGCTGGCGCGACCAACCCGAGCGGCGATGTGCTCGGTCGACTGGCGTTGGCTCTCGGGTTCTCGGTGGACTTTTTTGCCCGTGGCGGGGACAAAAGTGTTTCCCTCACCGATGCCCATTTCCGCAGTCTTCGTTCGACGACACGAGCCCAGCGCCGTCAAGCGATTACGCAGGCGATCTTTGCTGCCGAGATCGCTGCTGCCCTTGAAGAGCACATCCGCTTACCGGCTCTCGACCTCCCGCACTACGAGCTACCGCCCGGCGCGCACGGGCTGGCCGCGATCGAAGCTCTAGCGGACCAGGCTCGGGTCGATCTTGAACTCGGTACCGGGCCGATTCCGCACATGGTGCGGCTTCTTGAGTCAAGGGGCGTGGTGGCTGTACGACTCCGCGCCGAAACTGAACGCGTAAGCGCGTTCTCGTGTCCCTTTCGCCCACGCCCCGTGGTAGTCCTCAGCACCAATCGCGACGACAAGGCGCGGTCGCGTATGGACGCGGCACACGAGCTAGCGCATCTCCTCTTGCATCACGAGGTCGACCCCGGTTCTCAGAGCATGGAGAGACAAGCGAACGCGTTCGCAGCCGCATTTCTCATGCCACCCGACGCAATCCGCCCTTACCTTCCCGTTCGCCTGCATTGGCAACGACTTGTTGAAGCCAAACAAACCTGGGGAGTGTCGCTGGCCGCGCTGCTGTACCGATCGCGCACCCTTGGCGTAATAAGTGAGGCTGCATATCGGAGGGCCATAGTCAGCCTCGGTCGGCACACCTGGGAGGACGGGACAACCTGGCGAAGGCGAGAACCTGCACCGCTGGGCGTACCAGAAGAGCCAGCGCTCCTGCATCGTGCGGCCGAACTGGCCACTACCCGTGGGTTCACGCTGGAAGGTCTCGCCGAGCGGGTTCGCCTGCCTCTTACCCTTGTTCAGGAGACAATCGGTCTCGAGGACGAAGCTCCGATGGTCGCTGTTCAGCAAGGCCCCTCGAGTCTGCGGACTGTTACCCCTCCGCGGAGCGAGCTCAACGAAGAAGGTCCTTGCCAGCCGGCGGTCCGCTGA
- a CDS encoding PIN domain nuclease → MILADTSAWVEYDRASDSAVDRRLTELIAHDNPIAVTEPVIMEVLAGARTDERESELRRLLMRFELLTFDTTADFEGAARIYRRCRAVGVTPRGMIDCMIAAVAARTNSALLAHDANLDRVARVVGIEIDDASAA, encoded by the coding sequence GTGATCCTCGCCGACACCTCGGCGTGGGTCGAGTACGACCGCGCCAGCGACAGCGCGGTCGACCGGCGTCTCACTGAATTGATCGCGCACGACAACCCGATCGCGGTCACCGAGCCCGTCATCATGGAGGTGCTCGCGGGCGCGCGTACCGACGAGCGCGAGTCAGAGCTCCGGCGGCTGCTCATGCGGTTCGAGCTCCTCACCTTCGATACGACCGCCGATTTCGAAGGCGCGGCTCGTATCTACCGCCGATGCCGCGCAGTCGGCGTAACCCCGCGAGGCATGATCGACTGCATGATCGCGGCCGTCGCGGCGCGCACCAATTCGGCGCTGCTCGCCCACGACGCCAACCTCGACCGGGTCGCTCGGGTCGTAGGCATCGAGATCGACGACGCGTCGGCGGCGTAG
- a CDS encoding CocE/NonD family hydrolase: protein MREPTNEVKVERDIRVTMPDDVELLTDVFHPVGVEGTPTILERTPYGRAGVSGTGFGPMLAERGYRYVLQASRGTDGSGGSHSYFEEVPDGRATADWIAEQSWFDGNLGTYGGSYMGYTQWALASTRPPYLKAMAVALCGSVRRFAWYPGGSYALEIIIPWDMGAVNFNKPQPQAAADLSPDAIAQRMATLKQGFDHLPLGDAIKFLSGEDLPLFHDQLAHGDPEDPYWAPLDFSNLLRTWEVPTLLVDGWQDYQCPQMLDDYVALRAGGTPVWVRIGAGGHIGGGGEGGMTEAPLLWFDTHLLGMTGLLPERTVTLEVLGEGGGWRDFEAWPPPSSATQWFLHPEGRLSTDSPQGAREPDRYRYDPADPTPSVGGIGMLTGGSRDNRELEARPDVLVYTGEVLDRALEIVGPVHAELHVSSSLDHTDFFVRVCDVCPDGRSMNVCDGLQRFTRSSITRAFDGSFRASVPMWPAAYRFAPGHRVRVQVSSGSHPVYARNLGSGESVFTATTMQPADQAVFHDSVVVLPHA, encoded by the coding sequence ATGCGCGAACCCACGAACGAGGTCAAGGTCGAGCGCGACATTCGCGTGACCATGCCCGACGATGTCGAGTTGCTCACCGACGTCTTCCACCCGGTCGGCGTCGAGGGCACGCCCACGATTCTCGAACGCACGCCGTACGGCCGCGCCGGGGTGAGCGGCACGGGCTTCGGGCCGATGCTCGCCGAGCGCGGCTACCGCTACGTGCTCCAGGCGTCGCGCGGTACCGACGGCTCGGGTGGCTCGCACAGCTACTTCGAGGAGGTGCCCGACGGGCGCGCGACCGCGGACTGGATCGCTGAACAGTCGTGGTTCGACGGGAACCTCGGAACCTACGGCGGGAGCTACATGGGCTACACGCAGTGGGCGCTCGCGTCCACGCGGCCTCCGTACCTCAAGGCGATGGCCGTCGCGCTGTGCGGCTCGGTGCGCCGCTTCGCGTGGTACCCGGGGGGTTCGTACGCGCTCGAGATCATCATCCCGTGGGACATGGGCGCGGTGAACTTCAACAAACCGCAGCCGCAAGCGGCCGCCGACCTTTCCCCGGACGCCATCGCGCAACGGATGGCGACCCTGAAGCAGGGGTTCGACCATCTCCCGCTGGGCGACGCGATCAAGTTCCTCTCGGGTGAGGACCTGCCGCTGTTCCACGATCAACTCGCGCACGGCGATCCCGAAGATCCCTACTGGGCACCGCTCGACTTCAGCAACCTGCTCCGCACCTGGGAGGTGCCGACCCTGCTCGTCGATGGCTGGCAGGACTACCAATGCCCGCAGATGCTCGACGACTACGTCGCGCTGCGCGCGGGGGGCACGCCGGTGTGGGTCCGCATCGGTGCGGGCGGCCACATCGGCGGCGGCGGCGAGGGTGGCATGACCGAGGCGCCGCTCCTGTGGTTCGACACTCATCTGTTGGGCATGACCGGACTGCTCCCCGAGCGTACGGTCACGCTCGAAGTGTTGGGGGAAGGTGGTGGATGGCGCGACTTCGAGGCGTGGCCGCCGCCGTCGAGCGCGACGCAGTGGTTCCTCCATCCCGAGGGGCGGCTGTCCACGGACTCGCCGCAGGGCGCGCGCGAGCCCGACCGCTACCGGTACGACCCGGCCGATCCCACACCGTCGGTCGGCGGCATCGGGATGCTCACCGGCGGATCGCGTGACAACCGAGAGCTCGAAGCGCGACCTGACGTGCTCGTGTACACGGGCGAGGTGCTCGATCGCGCGCTCGAGATCGTCGGGCCCGTGCACGCAGAGTTGCATGTGTCGTCGAGTCTCGACCACACCGACTTCTTCGTGCGCGTGTGCGACGTGTGCCCCGATGGCCGTTCGATGAACGTCTGCGACGGCTTGCAACGTTTCACGCGGTCGTCGATCACGCGTGCGTTCGACGGCAGCTTCCGCGCGTCGGTGCCGATGTGGCCGGCCGCGTACCGATTCGCGCCCGGGCACCGCGTACGCGTCCAAGTGTCGAGCGGCTCGCATCCGGTGTACGCGCGCAACCTCGGCAGTGGCGAGTCGGTGTTCACCGCCACGACGATGCAGCCCGCCGACCAGGCCGTCTTTCACGACTCCGTGGTCGTGCTCCCACACGCTTGA
- the moaC gene encoding cyclic pyranopterin monophosphate synthase MoaC, with amino-acid sequence MSASEFTHLDPLGRARMVDVTSKDATHRRAVARCKVNMDPDTAAKIASGAVSKGDVLAVSRVAGIQAAKQTPSLLPLCHPLLVGSVYVNFCIERDHVLVEAQVDTVDRTGVEMEALTACAISALNIYDMCKSIDRAMTIGDLELWEKTGGRSGTYRRAPRYDADLDL; translated from the coding sequence ATGTCGGCGTCGGAGTTCACCCACCTGGATCCACTCGGCCGGGCACGCATGGTCGACGTCACGTCGAAGGATGCGACGCACCGCCGGGCCGTCGCCCGGTGCAAGGTCAACATGGATCCCGACACCGCGGCGAAGATCGCTTCTGGCGCCGTCAGCAAGGGTGACGTGCTCGCCGTCTCACGGGTGGCGGGGATCCAGGCTGCCAAGCAGACGCCCAGCCTCTTGCCCCTGTGCCATCCGCTGCTCGTCGGATCGGTCTACGTGAACTTCTGTATCGAGCGCGACCACGTGCTGGTCGAGGCCCAGGTCGACACGGTCGACCGTACGGGGGTGGAGATGGAGGCGCTCACCGCGTGCGCCATCTCGGCCCTCAACATCTACGACATGTGCAAGTCGATCGACCGGGCCATGACGATCGGCGATCTCGAGCTCTGGGAGAAGACCGGAGGCCGTTCGGGCACCTACCGCCGGGCTCCCAGGTACGACGCCGACCTCGACCTTTGA
- a CDS encoding DUF3883 domain-containing protein, translated as MRDATVHQVPTAYELRGALHVARLLPPTGTRRQDLHLAYRGLPRAGAFHILDLEHAEQRLVAWGLAEMNGEWITPTIQLQELATDDDAGACENLAIEALATASPTWLGAAVTGNGVANELLPDLVTTRLTSAFPDPDRREAILLAAARIANDTQRRVIGAAGEELVVAEARAELLRLGRDDLAEQVCRLSERSDQLGYDVRAPRLPGGVWRIEVKSSSRHRLALEFFISRAEAETGRRLREWILTMCHVPLAGGASVVGWCRYDTIHPLLPRDAHDRGTWQTARIRAHPGLFKPGLPPLDA; from the coding sequence ATGCGTGACGCCACGGTCCATCAGGTGCCGACGGCCTACGAATTGCGCGGCGCGTTGCACGTCGCTCGGCTACTTCCCCCCACCGGAACTCGGCGTCAGGATCTGCACCTCGCCTATCGGGGGCTACCGCGAGCTGGCGCGTTCCACATTCTCGATCTCGAACACGCTGAACAGCGGCTCGTGGCGTGGGGTCTCGCCGAGATGAACGGGGAGTGGATCACTCCGACGATTCAACTCCAGGAACTCGCTACGGACGACGACGCCGGTGCCTGCGAGAATCTTGCGATCGAGGCACTCGCCACTGCCTCACCGACGTGGCTCGGTGCAGCCGTGACAGGAAACGGCGTCGCGAACGAGCTCCTGCCTGATCTCGTCACAACAAGATTGACTTCAGCCTTTCCGGACCCCGATCGGCGCGAGGCGATCCTGCTCGCAGCCGCCAGGATCGCCAATGATACCCAGCGGCGAGTCATTGGTGCAGCAGGCGAGGAGCTGGTGGTCGCCGAGGCGCGAGCCGAACTCCTGCGCCTCGGAAGAGACGATCTCGCTGAACAGGTATGCAGGCTCAGCGAGCGTTCGGACCAACTGGGTTACGACGTCCGCGCTCCACGGTTACCGGGAGGCGTGTGGCGAATTGAGGTCAAGTCCAGTTCTCGTCATCGGCTCGCGCTCGAGTTCTTCATCTCGCGTGCCGAGGCCGAGACGGGCCGGCGCCTACGAGAATGGATACTGACGATGTGTCACGTGCCACTAGCAGGCGGGGCCAGCGTCGTAGGCTGGTGTCGTTACGACACAATTCATCCCTTGTTGCCTCGTGATGCCCACGACCGTGGGACTTGGCAAACAGCGAGGATCCGAGCTCACCCTGGTTTGTTCAAGCCTGGGCTGCCACCACTCGATGCCTGA